From the genome of Perca flavescens isolate YP-PL-M2 chromosome 12, PFLA_1.0, whole genome shotgun sequence, one region includes:
- the LOC114565074 gene encoding zinc finger protein 665 isoform X1 has product MNDAEFSVPLSSLALLVPPLRLMSAVMWEVVRQRNIKHYGKLEEFVSMVTDAVPELMSKREGRLLSLGLRARTTLELLRSEHPEDLKAVESHLNRIRSSCIEETNDPVIEAPEANFMKLVQGLIEDTDGREHFLKNVFPVEYGPDFDTALETLVCEFFTRLEELLPIPDFKQTASWISAAPSVLEEYMQCVSNGEDLKFLLQSKQCHGKLAKSSVAPFQSDDLLIPSLSLPPSLEVAIASHPSACDDENNDVPQIVMFDEELSTNPSTSTDFPESPKRTDISSSPRRRPQSGMHKCPECDKCFKHHSVLIEHQRVHSGLQPYNCSECGRAFRTATLLAGHRLRKCKNAAYLCIKCGNSFPTSLEKFRHHCPKRGRNYDCAYCGKSFQKSNSLKEHLLTHVQSRLFKCSHCGVGFSGIGDLKYHQQVDHDKPYQCKQCGKSFISSKCLTKHQQRHEEVGEMEPAKLMSGGKHRKSGSAYRTSSASMSSRKTSVKAVYPRGRVTHNCPLCGRSFKYRFEFLEHQRFHTAVKPYKCSQCGKAFRTEAHLSRHRKRKCKNASHICTKCGCQFRSLHERVRHQCVQLLTKYECSHCGKTFKMAHLLRNHQLSEHQLPYSPNHRFRCRYCDETFPGISELKYHQGVDHEKPYQCQECGKCFLSEKCLANHELRHSDDRPESCLVCGRGFRNRYDLKQHMRTHTGERPYQCTHCSQCFSTAGGLRSHTRVHTGEKPHVCPDCGKAFSQMGAMRTHRLTHTGERPFKCTVCGKGFTMAHKVTVHMRVHTGERPYVCSQCGKAFSDGSVLKQHMLNHSGVRPYHCQICPKTYTCLNHLRRHLKSHSNMN; this is encoded by the exons ATGAACGACGCGG AATTCAGTGTCCCTCTGTCCTCGCTGGCACTCCTGGTCCCACCACTTCGGCTGATGTCAGCAGTGATGTGGGAAGTGGTACGCCAGCGGAACATAAAGCACTATGGGAAACTGGAGGAGTTTGTGTCTATGGTAACAGATGCAGTTCCTGAGCTGATGAGTAAAAGAGAAGGGAGACTGCTCTCACTGGGCCTGAGAGCAAGG ACAACTCTTGAGCTGTTGCGCTCTGAACACCCTGAAGATCTCAAGGCCGTTGAGAGCCACCTCAACCGAATACGATCTTCTTGCATTGAGGAG ACCAATGATCCTGTCATTGAGGCACCAGAGGCAAACTTTATGAAGCTGGTGCAAGGCCTCATTGAAGACACTGATGGTAGAGAACATTTCCTCAAg AATGTGTTTCCAGTGGAGTATGGCCCTGACTTTGACACAGCACTGGAAACTCTGGTTTGTGAATTCTTCACCAGACTGGAGGAGCTTCTGCCAATACCAGATTTCAAACAG ACTGCATCCTGGATCAGTGCTGCCCCCTCTGTCCTAGAGGAGTACATGCAGTGTGTCTCAAATGGAGAGGACCTCAAATTTCTTCTCCAAAGCAAACAGTGCCACGGGAAATTGGCTAAGAGTAGTGTTG CTCCGTTTCAGTCAGATGATCTTCTcattccctctctgtctcttcctccatcGCTGGAAGTGGCCATCGCTTCCCACCCGAGTGCTTGTGACGACGAAAATAACGACGTTCCTCAGATTGTCATGTTCGATGAAGAACTGTCTACAAACCCTTCCACCTCAACTGACTTTCCTGAATCTCCAAAAAGGACAGATATCTCATCATCTCCTCGCAGGAGACCGCAGTCAGGGATGCATAAATGCCCCGAGTGTGACAAATGCTTCAAGCATCACTCTGTCCTCATCGAACATCAGCGAGTCCACAGTGGGCTACAGCCTTACAACTGCTCCGAGTGTGGGAGGGCTTTCAGGACAGCCACTCTGCTGGCCGGCCACAGGCTACGGAAATGCAAAAATGCTGCATATCTGTGCATCAAATGCGGGAACAGTTTTCCAACCTCACTAGAAAAATTCAGACACCACTGCCCAAAACGGGGCCGTAACTACGACTGTGCGTACTGCGGAAAGAGTTTTCAAAAGTCTAACAGCTTAAAAGAACACCTGCTAACTCATGTCCAAAGTCGCCTCTTCAAGTGCAGCCATTGTGGGGTAGGTTTTTCAGGAATTGGTGACTTAAAGTATCATCAGCAGGTAGATCATGACAAACCTTATCAGTGTAAGCAGTGTGGAAAGAGCTTTATCTCCTCCAAGTGTCTGACCAAACATCAACAACGACATGAAGAGGTTGGTGAGATGGAGCCCGCCAAATTAATGAGTGGAGGTAAACATAGGAAGAGTGGCTCCGCTTATCGGACTTCCTCGGCATCTATGTCCTCCAGGAAAACATCTGTCAAAGCGGTCTACCCACGAGGACGAGTCACGCATAATTGTCCACTGTGTGGAAGGAGCTTCAAGTATCGTTTTGAATTCCTTGAGCACCAGAGGTTCCACACTGCGGTGAAGCCTTACAAATGCTCTCAGTGTGGTAAAGCCTTCCGCACAGAAGCTCACCTCTCCAGGCACAGGAAGAGAAAGTGTAAAAATGCTTCCCACATTTGCACCAAGTGTGGGTGTCAGTTCAGGTCTCTGCACGAGCGGGTCAGGCATCAGTGTGTCCAGCTGCTGACAAAATACGAGTGTTCTCATTGTGGAAAGACCTTCAAGATGGCCCACCTGCTGAGGAACCATCAGCTGAGTGAACACCAGCTTCCCTACAGCCCCAACCATCGCTTCAGGTGCAGATACTGTGATGAGACTTTCCCGGGCATCAGCGAGCTTAAGTACCATCAGGGAGTTGACCACGAGAAACCCTATCAGTGTCAAGAGTGTGGCAAGTGCTTCCTGTCCGAGAAATGCCTGGCCAACCACGAGCTGCGCCACAGCGACGACCGACCAGAGAGCTGTCTCGTGTGCGGCCGCGGCTTCAGAAACCGCTACGACTTGAAGCAGCACATGCGCACTCACACAGGAGAGCGACCTTACCAGTGCACTCACTGTTCCCAGTGTTTCTCCACAGCAGGAGGACTGAGGAGCCACACCAGGGTTCACACCGGCGAGAAGCCGCACGTTTGCCCAGATTGTGGTAAGGCTTTCTCCCAGATGGGTGCAATGCGCACCCACAGGCTCACCCACACAGGAGAAAGGCCATTCAAGTGCACCGTGTGTGGCAAAGGTTTCACAATGGCACACAAGGTGACGGTTCACATGCGTGTGCACACAGGAGAGCGGCCGTATGTGTGCTCGCAGTGTGGGAAAGCCTTCTCAGATGGCAGTGTGCTGAAGCAGCACATGCTGAACCACTCAGGGGTGAGACCATACCACTGCCAGATCTGTCCCAAGACCTACACCTGTCTGAACCACCTGAGGAGGCACCTGAAAAGCCACTCAAACATGAACTGA
- the LOC114565434 gene encoding zinc finger protein ZFMSA12A: protein MEGPLPLSSLRLLVPPLRVMTAVMWKVVRLRNVMHYGNVEEFVSLVTEAIPDILTDRQMTLLTLGLRARMTLQMLSSDQSEDLRGVKTRLNSLLASSSKQVHPGNEDLEANFVRLVQRLLEDPKGREHFLKNVFPVEYGPDFDTALETLVCELFTKLEKLLFIPDFKQTAAWISDTPSVLEEYMQCVSKADDLKVLLRSKAHRDKMTKMDTRLPSISEQRLFSSLSLPPSLREANTKDVDSHTQTFQNQRESEGISPQYTEDMAIQDVRWKSEEETSILDSSNAQQTTGGKCSDSIPDVVEEYDDGGSDTCRVPSTSTESPVLSSSKIGPPKQRVAHKCSQCGKCFIYRYKLLEHQRLHTGENPFKCSQCGKAFRRTSDMSTHRRLQCAKAAYICIKCGNSFQSIQDKLGHRCGHSVQKFDCSQCGKSFKKMHLLSRHELTHTQNRNFTCRQCGKVYSSMRELKSHQKIHPPEMSNQCMQCGKFFSSVAGLTAHELRHSQQRSQICVRCDKAFKNKHDLNLHMRSHTGERPFQCTYCGKCFSVSGNLNVHIRTHTGEKPYLCSECGKGFVSAGELQIHRRTHTGEKPYKCTVCEKGFTMASKLTIHMRVHTGERPYICPECGKGFSRGGEMKKHTMKHTGVRPYACHLCAKTYTCHNHLRRHLKTHSVVKNQAV from the exons ATGG AGGGTCCCCTGCCCCTGTCCTCGCTGAGGCTCCTGGTTCCACCTCTGCGGGTGATGACGGCTGTGATGTGGAAGGTGGTTCGTCTGAGGAACGTCATGCATTATGGGAATGTGGAGGAGTTTGTGTCCTTGGTAACTGAAGCCATCCCTGACATCTTGACGGACAGACAGATGACACTGCTCACTCTGGGCTTAAGAGCAAGG ATGACATTACAGATGTTAAGTTCTGACCAGTCAGAGGATCTCAGAGGTGTTAAAACACGCTTGAACAGCCTCCTGGCATCTAGCTCAAAACAG gTGCATCCAGGTAATGAAGATCTTGAAGCCAACTTTGTCAGGCTTGTTCAAAGACTCCTGGAGGACCCAAAAGGGAGAGAGCACTTCCTCAAG AATGTGTTCCCTGTGGAGTATGGGCCTGACTTTGATACGGCTCTGGAGACACTGGTTTGTGAGTTATTTACCAAACTGGAAAAGTTGCTATTTATACCAGACTTTAAGCAG ACTGCAGCGTGGATCAGTGATACACCCTCTGTGCTAGAAGAGTACATGCAGTGTGTATCCAAAGCAGATGACCTCAAAGTACTGCTCAGAAGCAAGGCCCACCGTGATAAAATGACCAAGATGGATACCCGTT TGCCCTCTATCTCAGAGCAGCGGCTCTTCTCATCATTatctctccctccttcactGCGAGAGGCCAACACCAAAGATGtagactctcacacacaaacatttcaaaacCAAAGAGAATCTGAGGGGATTTCTCCTCAGTACACAGAAGACATGGCGATACAGGATGTGAGATGGAAATCTGAGGAGGAAACAAGCATTCTGGACAGCAGCAATGCACAACAAACAACAGGAGGGAAATGCAGCGACAGCATTCCTGATGTTGTGGAGGAGTATGATGACGGAGGTTCAGACACCTGCCGGGTTCCCTCTACATCTACTGAGAGTCCTGTATTGTCCAGCTCTAAGATTGGCCCTCCAAAGCAGAGAGTTGCACACAAATGCTCTCAGTGTGGAAAGTGCTTCATTTACCGCTATAAACTCCTGGAGCATCAGAGGCTTCACACTGGAGAAAACCCTTTCAAGTGCTCTCAATGCGGAAAGGCTTTTAGAAGGACCTCTGACATGTCAACTCACAGGCGGTTACAGTGCGCAAAAGCAGCTTATATTTGCATTAAATGTGGGAATAGCTTCCAATCAATACAGGACAAATTAGGACACCGGTGTGGTCATAGTGTCCAGAAGTTTGACTGTTCTCAGTGCGGAAAAAGCTTTAAGAAAATGCACTTGCTGAGTAGGCATGAGCTGACTCACACCCAGAACCGTAACTTCACGTGCAGACAGTGTGGGAAAGTGTACTCCAGTATGAGAGAGCTGAAATCCCACCAGAAGATTCATCCTCCGGAGATGTCCAATCAGTGCATGCAGTGTGGGAAGTTTTTCAGCTCTGTTGCTGGTTTGACAGCCCATGAGCTGCGCCACAGTCAACAGAGATCACAGATCTGCGTGCGTTGTGACAAAGCTTTTAAGAACAAACATGACCTAAATCTGCACATGCGCAGTCACACAGGCGAGAGGCCATTTCAGTGCACATACTGTGGgaaatgtttctctgtgtcaGGAAACCTGAACGTACACATAAGGACCCACACTGGAGAGAAACCGTATTTGTGCTCTGAATGCGGCAAGGGTTTTGTTTCAGCCGGCGAGCTGCAAATACACAGACGCACTCACACGGGGGAAAAACCTTACAAGTGCACTGTATGTGAGAAGGGATTCACCATGGCAAGCAAATTGACAATTCATATGCGTGTTCACACCGGAGAGCGCCCTTACATCTGTCCTGAATGTGGGAAAGGTTTTTCACGTGGTGGCGAAATGAAAAAACATACCATGAAACACACGGGGGTGCGACCCTACGCTTGTCATTTGTGTGCAAAGACTTACACATGCCACAATCACCTGAGGAGACACTTGAAAACTCACAGTGTAGTGAAAAACCAGGCTGTCTAA
- the LOC114565074 gene encoding zinc finger protein 345 isoform X2: MSAVMWEVVRQRNIKHYGKLEEFVSMVTDAVPELMSKREGRLLSLGLRARTTLELLRSEHPEDLKAVESHLNRIRSSCIEETNDPVIEAPEANFMKLVQGLIEDTDGREHFLKNVFPVEYGPDFDTALETLVCEFFTRLEELLPIPDFKQTASWISAAPSVLEEYMQCVSNGEDLKFLLQSKQCHGKLAKSSVAPFQSDDLLIPSLSLPPSLEVAIASHPSACDDENNDVPQIVMFDEELSTNPSTSTDFPESPKRTDISSSPRRRPQSGMHKCPECDKCFKHHSVLIEHQRVHSGLQPYNCSECGRAFRTATLLAGHRLRKCKNAAYLCIKCGNSFPTSLEKFRHHCPKRGRNYDCAYCGKSFQKSNSLKEHLLTHVQSRLFKCSHCGVGFSGIGDLKYHQQVDHDKPYQCKQCGKSFISSKCLTKHQQRHEEVGEMEPAKLMSGGKHRKSGSAYRTSSASMSSRKTSVKAVYPRGRVTHNCPLCGRSFKYRFEFLEHQRFHTAVKPYKCSQCGKAFRTEAHLSRHRKRKCKNASHICTKCGCQFRSLHERVRHQCVQLLTKYECSHCGKTFKMAHLLRNHQLSEHQLPYSPNHRFRCRYCDETFPGISELKYHQGVDHEKPYQCQECGKCFLSEKCLANHELRHSDDRPESCLVCGRGFRNRYDLKQHMRTHTGERPYQCTHCSQCFSTAGGLRSHTRVHTGEKPHVCPDCGKAFSQMGAMRTHRLTHTGERPFKCTVCGKGFTMAHKVTVHMRVHTGERPYVCSQCGKAFSDGSVLKQHMLNHSGVRPYHCQICPKTYTCLNHLRRHLKSHSNMN, encoded by the exons ATGTCAGCAGTGATGTGGGAAGTGGTACGCCAGCGGAACATAAAGCACTATGGGAAACTGGAGGAGTTTGTGTCTATGGTAACAGATGCAGTTCCTGAGCTGATGAGTAAAAGAGAAGGGAGACTGCTCTCACTGGGCCTGAGAGCAAGG ACAACTCTTGAGCTGTTGCGCTCTGAACACCCTGAAGATCTCAAGGCCGTTGAGAGCCACCTCAACCGAATACGATCTTCTTGCATTGAGGAG ACCAATGATCCTGTCATTGAGGCACCAGAGGCAAACTTTATGAAGCTGGTGCAAGGCCTCATTGAAGACACTGATGGTAGAGAACATTTCCTCAAg AATGTGTTTCCAGTGGAGTATGGCCCTGACTTTGACACAGCACTGGAAACTCTGGTTTGTGAATTCTTCACCAGACTGGAGGAGCTTCTGCCAATACCAGATTTCAAACAG ACTGCATCCTGGATCAGTGCTGCCCCCTCTGTCCTAGAGGAGTACATGCAGTGTGTCTCAAATGGAGAGGACCTCAAATTTCTTCTCCAAAGCAAACAGTGCCACGGGAAATTGGCTAAGAGTAGTGTTG CTCCGTTTCAGTCAGATGATCTTCTcattccctctctgtctcttcctccatcGCTGGAAGTGGCCATCGCTTCCCACCCGAGTGCTTGTGACGACGAAAATAACGACGTTCCTCAGATTGTCATGTTCGATGAAGAACTGTCTACAAACCCTTCCACCTCAACTGACTTTCCTGAATCTCCAAAAAGGACAGATATCTCATCATCTCCTCGCAGGAGACCGCAGTCAGGGATGCATAAATGCCCCGAGTGTGACAAATGCTTCAAGCATCACTCTGTCCTCATCGAACATCAGCGAGTCCACAGTGGGCTACAGCCTTACAACTGCTCCGAGTGTGGGAGGGCTTTCAGGACAGCCACTCTGCTGGCCGGCCACAGGCTACGGAAATGCAAAAATGCTGCATATCTGTGCATCAAATGCGGGAACAGTTTTCCAACCTCACTAGAAAAATTCAGACACCACTGCCCAAAACGGGGCCGTAACTACGACTGTGCGTACTGCGGAAAGAGTTTTCAAAAGTCTAACAGCTTAAAAGAACACCTGCTAACTCATGTCCAAAGTCGCCTCTTCAAGTGCAGCCATTGTGGGGTAGGTTTTTCAGGAATTGGTGACTTAAAGTATCATCAGCAGGTAGATCATGACAAACCTTATCAGTGTAAGCAGTGTGGAAAGAGCTTTATCTCCTCCAAGTGTCTGACCAAACATCAACAACGACATGAAGAGGTTGGTGAGATGGAGCCCGCCAAATTAATGAGTGGAGGTAAACATAGGAAGAGTGGCTCCGCTTATCGGACTTCCTCGGCATCTATGTCCTCCAGGAAAACATCTGTCAAAGCGGTCTACCCACGAGGACGAGTCACGCATAATTGTCCACTGTGTGGAAGGAGCTTCAAGTATCGTTTTGAATTCCTTGAGCACCAGAGGTTCCACACTGCGGTGAAGCCTTACAAATGCTCTCAGTGTGGTAAAGCCTTCCGCACAGAAGCTCACCTCTCCAGGCACAGGAAGAGAAAGTGTAAAAATGCTTCCCACATTTGCACCAAGTGTGGGTGTCAGTTCAGGTCTCTGCACGAGCGGGTCAGGCATCAGTGTGTCCAGCTGCTGACAAAATACGAGTGTTCTCATTGTGGAAAGACCTTCAAGATGGCCCACCTGCTGAGGAACCATCAGCTGAGTGAACACCAGCTTCCCTACAGCCCCAACCATCGCTTCAGGTGCAGATACTGTGATGAGACTTTCCCGGGCATCAGCGAGCTTAAGTACCATCAGGGAGTTGACCACGAGAAACCCTATCAGTGTCAAGAGTGTGGCAAGTGCTTCCTGTCCGAGAAATGCCTGGCCAACCACGAGCTGCGCCACAGCGACGACCGACCAGAGAGCTGTCTCGTGTGCGGCCGCGGCTTCAGAAACCGCTACGACTTGAAGCAGCACATGCGCACTCACACAGGAGAGCGACCTTACCAGTGCACTCACTGTTCCCAGTGTTTCTCCACAGCAGGAGGACTGAGGAGCCACACCAGGGTTCACACCGGCGAGAAGCCGCACGTTTGCCCAGATTGTGGTAAGGCTTTCTCCCAGATGGGTGCAATGCGCACCCACAGGCTCACCCACACAGGAGAAAGGCCATTCAAGTGCACCGTGTGTGGCAAAGGTTTCACAATGGCACACAAGGTGACGGTTCACATGCGTGTGCACACAGGAGAGCGGCCGTATGTGTGCTCGCAGTGTGGGAAAGCCTTCTCAGATGGCAGTGTGCTGAAGCAGCACATGCTGAACCACTCAGGGGTGAGACCATACCACTGCCAGATCTGTCCCAAGACCTACACCTGTCTGAACCACCTGAGGAGGCACCTGAAAAGCCACTCAAACATGAACTGA